One Stigmatopora argus isolate UIUO_Sarg chromosome 12, RoL_Sarg_1.0, whole genome shotgun sequence genomic window carries:
- the LOC144085613 gene encoding KN motif and ankyrin repeat domain-containing protein 4-like, translating into MEKRNGKMDTDKASEIGIKGKLPYSVETPYGFRLDLDFLKYVDDIEKGRTIKRISIQRHSKGPRVSTFPRQANPSGYSYRQSPWGSTGALSHRSRLSEEPHRGPASWFYEHRSPISRAEIEAKIREFDEQPLGEHIRPHLLRASSLPLTVLLRQGLEEPGILRSSKEHLAERNQSCEDIFDSMNSPNTQDCSGLLKRLRDALDHVEELEIEVRVIPDLRAQICLLQEENEKLRSHNQPLSKNRTFKSPRPEQCHHQVRDPAQEWRTSTDLDELLTVTSLQAKVALLEQKLHEKEMDPNRVSGKPKHQKKESKGKDEQIDNLVANPGVWVHAERVVVDQQEDKTMTKSQCVSTNGERADSPEKSLPVEVSADMSVVIHHITRLKQLLEQQWECLSEVEEEKHVRRTSPKMISLQEEMMGLINILTSYCTQPGHKQRHAIQRNGGDCAMTTDTGVWISNAAAKGCRIDYNPAGEDSASQMACSSGQEESTTDPWEMAPTQVYTEQEKTAMERKRQVISEGNGWTDGGLAAVEAATAAEMAKMPIGKQMEDSGSKRTTQGSEAVNADFMSACLYLNEHMDNIEDPTNDTRKALVVLFQNWFAAAAEENSVASKVAAYLKEVKKATPSLLAFLINLADDNGNTALHYSVSNCNYSIVSLLLDTGVSDVNFQNKAGYTTVMLASLTAPDNPGHMEVVRRLMELGNINIRSSQTGQTALHLAVRHGRVVMVRLLLSCGADANIQDGQGTTALMFASERGYTHIARLLLERTQCDLTLTDQGGRTALSIAKFNSHSDTATLLQAHARAQAL; encoded by the exons atggaaaaacgAAATG GTAAAATGGATACGGACAAAGCTTCAGAAATTGGCATTAAAGGCAAACTTCCATACTCAGTGGAAACCCCGTACGGTTTTCGTCTAGACTTGGACTTCCTGAAATATGTTGACGATATTGAGAAAGGGAGAACCATCAAAAGAATCTCCATCCAACGGCACAGCAAAGGCCCCCGGGTGAGCACGTTTCCCAGACAGGCTAACCCCTCAGGATACAGCTACCGTCAGAGCCCCTGGGGCTCGACCGGAGCTCTCAGCCACAGGTCTCGGCTCTCTGAGGAACCGCATCGAGGTCCCGCTTCTTGGTTTTACGAACACAGGTCGCCCATTTCACGAGCGGAAATAGAGGCCAAAATCCGGGAATTCGATGAGCAACCCTTGGGTGAGCACATCCGACCTCATCTCCTTCGGGCCTCTAGTCTGCCCCTTACGGTGCTTTTGAGACAAGGATTGGAGGAGCCCGGAATCCTCCGAAGTTCAAAAGAACATCTCGCAGAAAGAAACCAGTCTTGTGAAGACATTTTTGACTCTATGAACAGTCCCAACACTCAGGATTGTTCAGGTCTGTTGAAGCGCTTAAGAGATGCCTTGGACCATGTGGAGGAGCTGGAGATAGAGGTACGGGTCATTCCTGACCTCAGAGCACAAATCTGTCTACTACAGGAGGAAAACGAAAAACTGAGGTCACACAATCAACCACTCTCCAAGAACAGGACCTTCAAATCACCACGCCCAGAACAATGTCATCATCAAGTACGTGACCCTGCACAAGAGTGGAGGACCAGCACAGATCTGGATGAGCTGCTGACAGTGACGTCTCTCCAAGCTAAAGTCGCACTACTGGAACAGAAGCTTCACGAAAAAGAGATGGACCCTAATAGGGTCTCTGGGAAACCTAAGCACCAAAAGAAGGAAAGCAAAGGCAAAGATGAACAGATTGATAACCTGGTCGCAAATCCTGGGGTGTGGGTCCATGCAGAAAGGGTGGTGGTCGACCAGCAGGAGGACAAGACCATGACAAAATCTCAATGTGTCAGCACCAATGGAGAACGTGCTGATTCCCCTGAAAAATCTCTACCAGTGGAGGTTTCTGCTGACATGTCTGTGGTCATCCACCACATCACCAGGCTCAAGCAACTCCTGGAACAACAATGGGAGTGTTTGAGTGAAGTAGAGGAAGAGAAACATGTACGGCGCACGAGTCCCAAAATGATCTCCTTGCAGGAGGAGATGATGGGACTCATCAATATCCTGACCTCATACTGCACTCAGCCTGGACACAAACAAAGACATGCTATTCAAAGAAACG GTGGGGATTGCGCCATGACAACTGACACTGGAGTTTGGATCTCCAATGCTGCTGCAAAAGG ATGCAGAATTGACTACAATCCAGCTGGGGAGGACAGTGCGTCACAGATGGCTTGTAGTTCAGGACAGGAAGAGAGCACCACAGACCCTTGGGAGATGGCTCCAACCCAAGTGTATACAGAAcaagaaaagacagcgatggagcGAAAACGGCAAGTGATATCAGAAGGAAATGGATGGACAGATGGAGGGCTGGCAGCTGTTGAAGCTGCTACTGCTGCAGAAATGGCCAAAATGCCCATAGGAAAACAGATGGAGGATTCAGGCTCCAAAAGAACAACGCAAGGCAG CGAAGCGGTAAATGCCGACTTCATGTCAGCATGTCTCTACCTCAATGAGCACATGGACAACATTGAGGACCCTACCAATGACACA AGGAAGGCCCTTGTGGTGCTTTTCCAGAACTGGTTTGCTGCAGCAGCAGAGGAGAATTCAGTAGCCAGTAAGGTAGCTGCATACTTGAAAGAGGTCAAAAAGGCAACACCTTCCTTACTGGCTTTCCTTATCAACCTGGCTGATGATAATGGCAACACAGCCCTCCATTACAGTGTTTCCAATTGTAACTACAGTATTGTTAGTCTACTTTTAGACACAG GAGTAAGTGACGTGAACTTCCAGAACAAAGCGGGATACACAACAGTGATGCTGGCCTCACTGACAGCCCCCGACAACCCTGGCCACATGGAGGTGGTCCGCAGGCTGATGGAGTTGGGCAATATTAACATCCGCTCCAGCCAG ACTGGTCAGACCGCTTTGCACTTGGCTGTGAGACATGGACGAGTGGTGATGGTTCGCCTGCTGCTTAGCTGTGGCGCAGATGCCAACATCCAGGATGGTCAGGGAACCACAGCCCTCATGTTTGCATCTGAGAGAGGCTACACTCATATTGCAAGATTGTTGCTGGAGAGGACTCAGTGTGATCTGACCCTCACTGATCAG GGTGGACGAACGGCCCTCTCAATCGCCAAGTTCAACTCCCACAGTGACACAGCTACGCTCCTGCAAGCCCATGCCAGGGCTCAAGCTCTGTAG